A single Stutzerimonas stutzeri DNA region contains:
- the hisS gene encoding histidine--tRNA ligase has protein sequence MSKSLQAIRGMNDILPAQTPVWRYLETTFAELLDSYGYSEIRLPILEFTDLFARGIGEGTDVVDKEMYTFLDRNEESLTLRPEGTAGCVRAVLEHGMTGGGQVQKLWYAGPMFRYEKPQKGRYRQFHQIGVEVFNQPGPDVDAELIVLTARLWKKLGLSEAVTLQLNSLGSSQARATYRDALVAYLRQHVDQLDEDSQRRLTSNPLRILDSKNAQTQALLVDAPTLQDYLDDESRVHFDGLRARLDAAGIAYQINPKLVRGLDYYGRTVFEWVTDKLGSQGTVCAGGRYDGLVSQFGGKPTPGVGFAMGIERLVLLLETLECVPETLNQPAHAFICAFGEAAELAALALAERLRDALPGLRLLVNAGGGSFKSQFKKADKSGARFALILGDDELAGRVVGCKPLRDDSEQQSIAWDALPERLAACLA, from the coding sequence TTGAGCAAGTCCCTGCAAGCCATACGTGGCATGAACGATATCCTGCCGGCACAGACGCCGGTCTGGCGCTACCTGGAAACGACTTTCGCCGAGCTGCTCGACAGCTACGGTTACAGCGAGATTCGCCTGCCAATCCTCGAGTTCACCGACCTGTTCGCCCGCGGCATCGGCGAGGGCACCGACGTGGTCGACAAGGAGATGTATACCTTTCTCGACCGTAACGAGGAGTCGCTGACGCTGCGTCCCGAGGGGACGGCAGGTTGCGTCCGCGCCGTGCTCGAGCATGGCATGACCGGAGGCGGGCAGGTTCAGAAGCTCTGGTATGCCGGCCCGATGTTCCGCTACGAGAAGCCGCAGAAGGGTCGCTATCGTCAGTTCCATCAGATTGGCGTGGAAGTGTTCAATCAGCCGGGGCCGGATGTCGATGCTGAGCTGATCGTGCTGACCGCCCGGTTGTGGAAGAAGCTTGGCTTGTCCGAGGCGGTCACGCTGCAGCTCAACAGCCTGGGTTCCAGCCAGGCACGCGCGACTTACCGCGATGCCTTGGTCGCTTATCTGCGCCAGCACGTCGATCAACTCGACGAAGACAGTCAGCGCCGTCTGACCAGCAACCCTCTGCGCATCCTGGACAGCAAGAACGCCCAGACCCAGGCGCTGCTGGTCGATGCGCCAACCCTGCAGGATTATCTGGACGACGAGTCCCGCGTGCATTTCGACGGCCTCAGGGCTCGCCTCGATGCGGCGGGGATCGCCTACCAGATCAACCCGAAGCTGGTTCGCGGCCTGGACTATTACGGCCGCACCGTATTCGAGTGGGTCACCGACAAGCTGGGCTCGCAGGGTACTGTGTGCGCCGGCGGTCGCTATGACGGGCTGGTCAGTCAGTTTGGCGGCAAGCCGACGCCAGGCGTTGGTTTCGCCATGGGAATAGAACGCCTGGTGTTGCTGCTCGAAACCCTTGAGTGTGTTCCGGAAACGCTCAATCAGCCGGCACATGCCTTCATCTGTGCCTTTGGCGAGGCGGCCGAGCTGGCCGCGCTGGCGCTGGCGGAACGGCTTCGCGATGCATTGCCGGGGCTTCGCCTGTTGGTCAACGCCGGTGGCGGCAGTTTCAAGAGCCAGTTCAAGAAGGCCGACAAGAGCGGTGCGCGTTTTGCGCTGATTCTGGGTGACGACGAACTGGCCGGGCGCGTGGTAGGTTGCAAGCCGCTGCGCGACGACAGCGAACAACAAAGTATTGCCTGGGATGCTCTACCCGAGCGTCTGGCTGCCTGTCTGGCTTGA
- the bamB gene encoding outer membrane protein assembly factor BamB — MRWKTAALLTLAVLAAGCSSNDKKEPQPAELVKFDAEIQLKQEWSRSIGNGQGETYNLLTPVVYGNEIFAADVEGLVVAMDRTTGKVNWKNDLDVPISGAVGAGYGLVLVGTLRGEVLALDVSSGEERWRSQVSSEVLSAPAVNGDVVVVQTQDDRVVALEIDTGKQRWSYESSPAVLTLRGTGAPLLTNELAVAGLSSGKVVALDTRRGLPVWEQRVAVPQGRSELERVVDIDGGLLLSGGTLYVATFQGRAAALDLETGRILWQRDASTSSGVAMGYGSVYLSQADGSVVGIDERSTTVLWTNDALARRELSTPAVFSSYVVVGDKEGYVHLLSQVDGRFVARTRIDSDGVRARPVVEGDWLYVYGNGGKLVALTIRQAD; from the coding sequence ATGCGTTGGAAAACTGCCGCACTGCTGACCCTGGCCGTCCTGGCTGCCGGTTGCAGCAGCAATGACAAGAAAGAGCCCCAGCCCGCCGAACTGGTCAAGTTCGATGCCGAAATACAATTGAAGCAGGAGTGGAGTCGCTCGATCGGCAACGGTCAGGGCGAGACCTACAACCTGCTGACTCCCGTCGTCTATGGCAACGAAATCTTTGCCGCCGACGTCGAGGGGCTGGTGGTCGCGATGGATCGCACGACTGGCAAGGTCAATTGGAAGAACGACCTGGACGTGCCGATCTCCGGCGCCGTTGGCGCGGGCTATGGGTTGGTGCTGGTCGGCACGCTGCGCGGCGAAGTGCTGGCGCTGGATGTCTCGTCCGGTGAAGAGCGCTGGCGCAGCCAGGTCAGCAGCGAGGTGCTTTCCGCACCTGCGGTCAACGGCGACGTGGTCGTCGTTCAGACTCAGGATGATCGGGTCGTCGCGCTGGAAATCGATACCGGCAAGCAGCGCTGGAGCTACGAAAGTTCGCCTGCGGTTCTGACCCTGCGCGGTACCGGTGCACCTCTGCTGACCAACGAACTGGCGGTCGCCGGCCTCTCCAGCGGAAAGGTCGTGGCGCTGGATACCCGCCGTGGCCTGCCTGTCTGGGAGCAGCGCGTCGCTGTCCCGCAGGGTCGTTCCGAGCTCGAGCGCGTCGTCGACATCGACGGTGGGCTGCTGCTGTCGGGCGGCACTCTGTATGTCGCGACCTTCCAGGGTCGTGCAGCGGCGCTGGATTTGGAAACCGGACGTATTCTCTGGCAGCGCGATGCATCGACCTCGTCCGGCGTTGCGATGGGCTATGGCAGCGTCTATCTGAGCCAGGCCGACGGCTCGGTCGTCGGCATCGACGAGCGTTCGACCACGGTGCTCTGGACCAATGACGCACTGGCTCGTCGCGAACTGTCGACGCCGGCGGTGTTCTCCAGCTACGTGGTGGTTGGCGACAAGGAAGGTTATGTGCATCTGTTGAGCCAGGTCGATGGTCGTTTCGTGGCGCGTACCCGTATCGACAGCGACGGCGTCC
- the ispG gene encoding flavodoxin-dependent (E)-4-hydroxy-3-methylbut-2-enyl-diphosphate synthase, protein MHSESPIKRRPTRKIWVGSVPVGGDAPIAVQSMTNTETCDVDATVAQIQRLQDAGADIARVSVPSMEAAEAFGRIKQRVGLPLVADIHFDYQIALRVAELGVDCLRINPGNIGREDRVRAVVEAARDRGIPIRIGVNAGSLEKDLQKKYGEPTPEALVESALRHVEHLDRLNFPDFKVSVKASDVFMAVAAYRLLADKIEQPLHLGITEAGGLRSGTVKSAVGLGMLLAEGIGDTIRISLAADPVEEIKVGFDILKSLRLRSRGINFIACPSCSRQNFDVVKTMNELEGRLDDLLVPLDVAVIGCVVNGPGEAKEAHIGLTGGTPNNLIYIDGKPAQKLSNDNLVDELEQLIRRKASEKAEADAALIVRS, encoded by the coding sequence ATGCACAGTGAGTCCCCCATCAAGCGCCGTCCTACCCGAAAGATCTGGGTGGGCAGCGTACCGGTCGGTGGCGATGCGCCTATCGCCGTTCAAAGCATGACCAATACCGAAACCTGTGACGTCGACGCGACCGTTGCACAGATCCAGCGGTTGCAGGACGCTGGCGCCGACATCGCCCGCGTATCGGTGCCTTCGATGGAAGCGGCCGAGGCGTTTGGCAGGATCAAGCAACGCGTCGGCCTGCCGCTGGTGGCCGACATCCACTTCGACTACCAGATCGCGTTGCGCGTGGCTGAGCTTGGTGTCGATTGCCTGCGCATCAACCCGGGCAACATCGGTCGTGAAGATCGCGTGCGCGCGGTGGTGGAAGCGGCCCGCGACCGTGGTATCCCGATCCGCATCGGCGTCAATGCCGGCTCGCTGGAAAAGGACCTGCAGAAGAAATACGGCGAACCGACGCCCGAGGCACTGGTGGAATCGGCATTGCGCCACGTCGAACACCTCGACCGGCTGAACTTTCCGGATTTCAAGGTCAGCGTCAAGGCGTCCGATGTGTTCATGGCAGTGGCCGCGTACCGGCTGTTGGCAGACAAGATCGAGCAACCGTTGCACCTGGGCATCACCGAGGCCGGCGGCTTGCGCTCGGGCACGGTGAAGTCGGCGGTGGGCTTGGGCATGCTGCTGGCCGAGGGCATCGGCGATACCATTCGCATATCGCTGGCGGCCGACCCGGTGGAAGAAATCAAGGTCGGGTTCGATATTCTCAAGTCGTTGCGCCTGCGCTCGCGTGGCATCAACTTCATCGCCTGCCCGAGCTGCTCGCGGCAGAACTTCGATGTGGTCAAGACCATGAACGAGCTCGAAGGACGGCTGGATGATTTGCTGGTGCCGCTGGACGTGGCGGTGATCGGTTGTGTCGTCAATGGACCAGGAGAGGCCAAGGAGGCGCACATTGGGCTGACCGGCGGGACGCCCAACAACCTCATCTATATCGATGGCAAGCCGGCGCAGAAACTAAGCAACGACAATCTGGTCGACGAGCTGGAACAGCTGATTCGCCGCAAGGCCAGCGAGAAGGCCGAGGCCGATGCTGCGCTGATCGTGCGCAGCTGA
- a CDS encoding RodZ domain-containing protein: protein MIAPHSEAAAPTLANPGETLRTARESKSWSISSVAKQLNLSERSLIQIEAGDFSQLPGHTFARGYVRAYAKLLGLDQNRLVQQFDQHTGTDATGSSVNSLGHIDEPVRLSRSMVRFFTFILTLVIAVGAFLWWQDRSTRNETNRSVTALERIEVEAADGTTEIHLLDRADEPAELPADEPLDSTPATVDDQTQAPAAEALPLDEQPAAQAPVDEAAGQGDSAPSSEASITEVETDPVAPLASAATGPDAAAPVAETDAVAPGEGRVALDYTADCWTRVTDADGKVLYSGLAKAGTHRTVVGKTPLDVHLGFASGVQVSFNGEAVNLSGKTRGETARLKLGQ, encoded by the coding sequence ATGATAGCGCCACACTCTGAAGCCGCTGCCCCGACCCTCGCCAATCCGGGCGAAACGCTTCGCACCGCGCGCGAAAGCAAGAGCTGGTCGATTTCTTCGGTGGCCAAACAGCTCAATCTGTCGGAGCGCTCGCTCATCCAGATCGAAGCGGGCGACTTCAGCCAACTGCCTGGCCATACCTTTGCCCGCGGCTACGTTCGCGCTTACGCCAAGCTGTTGGGGCTCGACCAGAATCGCCTGGTGCAGCAGTTCGACCAGCACACCGGTACGGACGCGACCGGTAGCAGCGTGAACAGCCTCGGCCATATCGATGAGCCGGTGCGCCTGTCGCGCAGCATGGTGCGCTTCTTCACCTTCATTCTGACGTTGGTCATCGCCGTCGGGGCCTTTCTCTGGTGGCAGGACCGTTCGACCCGTAACGAGACAAACCGCTCGGTCACGGCGCTTGAGCGAATCGAGGTCGAGGCGGCGGACGGTACCACCGAGATTCACCTGCTCGACCGTGCCGACGAACCCGCTGAGCTTCCCGCCGACGAACCGCTCGACTCGACGCCTGCCACGGTGGACGATCAGACGCAGGCCCCGGCCGCCGAAGCCTTGCCGCTGGATGAACAGCCCGCCGCCCAGGCGCCCGTCGATGAGGCTGCCGGGCAGGGCGATTCGGCGCCGTCGAGCGAGGCATCGATTACAGAGGTTGAGACCGACCCCGTTGCTCCGCTAGCCAGTGCCGCGACCGGGCCCGACGCCGCTGCGCCAGTAGCCGAAACCGACGCTGTCGCGCCGGGCGAGGGTCGCGTGGCGCTGGACTACACCGCGGACTGCTGGACCCGCGTGACCGACGCGGACGGCAAAGTGCTCTATAGCGGATTGGCGAAAGCCGGTACCCATCGCACCGTGGTCGGCAAAACCCCATTGGACGTGCACCTGGGCTTCGCCTCCGGCGTGCAGGTCAGCTTCAACGGCGAAGCCGTCAATCTTTCTGGCAAAACGCGTGGTGAAACCGCGCGCCTCAAGCTCGGACAGTAA
- a CDS encoding YfgM family protein has product MTSGTEEEQLAQIKDWWQRNGKPLLLGGALALVLVFGWQFWQKHQLNQEQNASAVYQQLLNAALDEGQVDTAEVSRLGSLLKKEFAGSHYAQYGALFVAKVAVESGRLDEAAAELQPVLDKPADKTLEELARQRLARILAAQDKAEQALELLQGEAAEAFGASREELRGDLLVKLGRPDEAHAAYTKAKELLSQDAAIGGLQLKLDDLARGEA; this is encoded by the coding sequence GTGACCTCGGGTACCGAAGAAGAACAGCTGGCGCAGATCAAGGACTGGTGGCAGCGCAACGGAAAGCCATTGCTGCTCGGGGGCGCACTCGCTCTGGTGCTGGTGTTTGGCTGGCAATTCTGGCAGAAGCATCAGCTCAATCAGGAACAGAACGCCTCGGCCGTTTATCAGCAGCTGCTCAATGCCGCGCTCGATGAGGGTCAGGTGGACACCGCCGAAGTCTCGCGTCTGGGCAGTCTTCTGAAGAAGGAATTCGCCGGTTCGCATTATGCGCAGTACGGCGCTCTGTTCGTGGCCAAGGTGGCTGTGGAGTCGGGCCGTCTCGACGAGGCCGCGGCTGAGTTGCAACCTGTCTTGGACAAGCCTGCCGACAAGACGCTCGAAGAGCTGGCTCGCCAACGCCTGGCGCGTATCCTGGCGGCGCAGGACAAGGCCGAGCAAGCGCTTGAGCTGCTCCAGGGCGAGGCTGCCGAGGCATTCGGCGCCAGCCGCGAGGAGTTGCGGGGCGATCTGCTGGTCAAGCTTGGGCGCCCTGACGAGGCCCACGCCGCCTATACCAAGGCAAAAGAATTGCTGTCGCAGGATGCCGCGATCGGTGGCCTACAGCTGAAACTGGACGACCTGGCTCGTGGAGAGGCGTGA